A window of the Amycolatopsis solani genome harbors these coding sequences:
- the nuoF gene encoding NADH-quinone oxidoreductase subunit NuoF, with protein MADPITPVLTKRWLSPNSWQIGTYEALEGYTAVRKALAGTPEQLVQVVKDSGLRGRGGAGFPAGIKWSFMPPNFDKPHYLVINADEGEPGTCKDIPLMMADPHSLIEGCIIASYAMRSNHCFIYVRGEALHCIRRLNAAVREAEAAGYLGENILGSGFDLKITVHAGAGAYICGEETALLDSLEGRRGQPRLKPPFPAAAGLYAAPTTVNNVETIASAPFIVNGGSSWFREMGREKSPGPKIYSISGHVEKPGQYECPLGTTLRELLDMAGGMKDGIPLKFWTPGGSSTPMFTAEHLDVPLDFEGAAEAGSMLGTTAVQVFNETVSVPWAVMKWTQFYEHESCGKCTPCREGTYWLAQILERMVEGHGTEEDIDTLLDVCDNILGRSFCALGDGAVSPIQSGIKYFRDEFLALCESNKRELVGAEA; from the coding sequence ATGGCCGATCCCATTACCCCGGTCCTCACGAAGCGCTGGCTGTCGCCGAACTCCTGGCAGATCGGGACGTACGAAGCACTCGAGGGCTACACCGCCGTCCGCAAGGCGCTCGCCGGGACGCCGGAGCAGCTCGTCCAGGTGGTCAAGGACTCCGGCCTGCGCGGCCGCGGCGGCGCGGGCTTCCCGGCCGGCATCAAGTGGTCCTTCATGCCGCCGAACTTCGACAAGCCGCACTACCTGGTGATCAACGCCGACGAGGGCGAACCGGGCACCTGCAAGGACATCCCGCTGATGATGGCGGACCCGCACTCGCTCATCGAGGGCTGCATCATCGCCTCGTACGCGATGCGGTCCAACCACTGCTTCATCTACGTCCGCGGCGAGGCGCTGCACTGCATCCGCCGCCTCAACGCGGCCGTGCGCGAAGCCGAAGCCGCCGGGTACCTCGGCGAGAACATCCTCGGCTCCGGCTTCGACCTCAAGATCACCGTCCACGCGGGAGCGGGCGCGTACATCTGCGGCGAGGAGACGGCGCTGCTCGACTCGCTCGAGGGCCGTCGTGGTCAGCCGCGGCTCAAGCCGCCGTTCCCCGCGGCCGCCGGCCTGTACGCCGCGCCGACCACGGTCAACAACGTCGAGACCATCGCGAGCGCGCCGTTCATCGTCAACGGCGGTTCGAGCTGGTTCCGCGAGATGGGCCGCGAGAAGTCGCCCGGCCCGAAGATCTACTCGATCTCCGGCCACGTCGAGAAGCCCGGCCAGTACGAGTGCCCGCTCGGCACCACGCTGCGCGAGCTGCTCGACATGGCGGGCGGCATGAAGGACGGCATCCCGCTCAAGTTCTGGACCCCGGGCGGCTCGTCCACCCCGATGTTCACCGCCGAGCACCTCGACGTTCCCCTGGACTTCGAAGGCGCGGCGGAAGCCGGGTCGATGCTGGGCACCACCGCCGTCCAGGTCTTCAACGAGACCGTGTCGGTGCCGTGGGCCGTGATGAAGTGGACGCAGTTCTACGAGCACGAGTCCTGCGGCAAGTGCACGCCGTGCCGCGAAGGCACGTACTGGCTGGCGCAGATCCTCGAGCGGATGGTCGAGGGCCACGGGACCGAAGAGGACATCGACACCCTCCTCGACGTCTGCGACAACATCCTCGGCCGGTCGTTCTGCGCCCTCGGCGACGGCGCGGTGTCGCCGATCCAGAGCGGCATCAAGTACTTCCGGGACGAATTCTTGGCTCTGTGTGAGTCGAACAAGCGTGAGCTGGTGGGAGCAGAGGCATGA
- a CDS encoding NADH-quinone oxidoreductase subunit J: protein MITALLAQAPTGAAAGVSTGEAIAFWILGPLCLLGALGMIFSRNAVHSALWLVLTMLSLGALYMIQSAPFLGFTQIIVYTGAIMMLFLFVLMLVGRESSDSVVEVLRGQRLAATVLGIGMAALLATGIYRAMENVTPATPLDSATPAGGGPKGLGKLIFTDYLFPFELTSALLITAAIGAMVLAFTDRHGKGGKLTQKELVLLRFRGEHDRPSPLPGPGVFATANSVATPALLPDGSVAPESLSAIIESTSAIELAKERKLVADEGPHPDAHALVGSEGASEGEKE, encoded by the coding sequence GTGATCACCGCCCTCCTCGCTCAGGCGCCCACCGGCGCCGCCGCGGGCGTGTCGACCGGCGAGGCCATCGCGTTCTGGATCCTCGGCCCGCTCTGCCTGCTCGGCGCGCTCGGCATGATCTTCTCCCGCAACGCCGTGCACTCGGCGCTGTGGCTGGTCCTGACGATGCTGAGCCTGGGCGCGCTCTACATGATCCAGTCGGCGCCGTTCCTGGGCTTCACGCAGATCATCGTCTACACCGGCGCGATCATGATGCTGTTCCTGTTCGTGCTGATGCTGGTCGGCCGCGAGAGCTCCGACTCGGTCGTCGAAGTCCTGCGCGGCCAGCGGCTGGCCGCGACGGTGCTCGGCATCGGGATGGCCGCGCTGCTGGCCACCGGCATCTACCGGGCGATGGAGAACGTCACCCCGGCCACGCCGCTCGACTCGGCGACGCCGGCCGGCGGCGGGCCCAAGGGCCTCGGCAAGCTGATCTTCACCGACTACCTCTTCCCGTTCGAGCTGACGTCGGCGCTGCTCATCACCGCCGCGATCGGCGCGATGGTGCTGGCCTTCACCGACCGGCACGGCAAGGGCGGGAAGCTCACGCAGAAGGAGCTCGTGCTGCTGCGCTTCCGCGGCGAGCACGACCGGCCTTCGCCGCTGCCCGGCCCGGGTGTCTTCGCCACCGCCAACTCGGTGGCGACGCCGGCGCTGCTGCCGGACGGTTCGGTCGCCCCGGAGTCGCTCTCGGCGATCATCGAGTCCACCTCGGCGATCGAGCTGGCGAAGGAACGCAAGCTCGTCGCGGACGAGGGCCCGCACCCGGACGCGCACGCGCTGGTCGGCTCGGAGGGTGCTTCGGAAGGGGAGAAGGAATGA
- a CDS encoding NADH-quinone oxidoreductase subunit G, producing MTIAPDKPETQETPVPEGHVKLVIDGEEVIAPKGELIIRTAERLGTVIPRFCDHPLLDPAGACRQCLVEVEMGGRPMPKPQASCTMTVADGMVVKTQLTSGVADKAQQGVMELLLINHPLDCPICDKGGECPLQNQALAHGRAESRFVDTKRTFPKPLPISTQVLLDRERCVLCQRCTRFSREIAGDPFIELLERGAHQQIGTAETADVLDLASRTTSGQPFQSYFSGNVIQICPVGALTSAAYRFRSRPFDLVSAPSVCEHCSSGCAERTDFRRGKVQRKLAGDDPEVNEEWICDKGRFAFRYTSADDRIRRPLVRNAATGELEEASWTDALRIAAAGLTEARGNGGVGVLTGGRLTVEDAYAYSKFARVALRTNDVDFRARPHSAEELAFLTSRVVGVTAESGVTFGEIERARTVLCVAFEPEDEAPIVFLRLRKAARKNRTRIVHLGQWTTSSVRKTFGELLACVPGQEAAAIDGIAKHAPDLDEALRGDGSVVLVGERAAQVPGLFSALQDLVERTGVRLAWIPRRAGDRGALQAGCVPTLLPGGRRVTDDAARVAVENAWGVPVPATPGRDTTGILEAASGRELGGLVVGGVDPYDLPDPDLALRALDNAGFVVSLELRHSAVTERADVVLPVAASDEKAGSYLNWEGRTRPFDVTLEGTGALPDCRVLDTLAVEMDADLFTQTPAAARGDFEKLGKASALNWSHVAVEVPAPVTPAAGQAVLSTWRQLIDNGSLQDGEPHLKGTQRTPVARLSAKTAEGLGTTVRVSTERGAITLPVEIADLPDGVVWLPGNSDGSAVFKTLGAGHGAVVNLAGGAQ from the coding sequence ATGACGATCGCCCCCGACAAGCCTGAAACCCAGGAGACGCCGGTCCCCGAAGGCCACGTCAAGCTGGTCATCGACGGCGAAGAGGTCATCGCCCCCAAGGGCGAGCTGATCATCCGCACGGCCGAGCGCCTCGGCACGGTCATCCCGCGGTTCTGCGACCACCCCCTCCTCGACCCGGCGGGCGCCTGCCGCCAGTGCCTGGTCGAGGTCGAGATGGGCGGCAGGCCGATGCCGAAGCCGCAGGCGTCCTGCACGATGACCGTCGCCGACGGCATGGTCGTCAAGACGCAGCTGACGTCCGGCGTCGCGGACAAGGCCCAGCAGGGCGTGATGGAGCTGCTGCTCATCAACCACCCGCTGGACTGCCCGATCTGCGACAAGGGCGGCGAGTGCCCGCTGCAGAACCAGGCGCTGGCCCACGGCCGCGCGGAGTCGCGGTTCGTCGACACCAAGCGGACGTTCCCGAAGCCGCTGCCGATCTCGACGCAGGTGCTGCTGGACCGCGAACGCTGCGTCCTCTGCCAGCGCTGCACCCGGTTCTCCCGCGAGATCGCCGGCGACCCGTTCATCGAGCTCCTCGAACGCGGCGCCCACCAGCAGATCGGCACCGCGGAGACGGCGGATGTCCTGGACCTGGCTTCGCGGACGACGTCCGGCCAGCCGTTCCAGAGCTACTTCTCCGGCAACGTCATCCAGATCTGCCCGGTCGGTGCCCTGACGAGCGCCGCCTACCGGTTCCGCTCCCGCCCGTTCGACCTGGTGTCCGCGCCGAGCGTCTGCGAGCACTGCTCGTCCGGCTGCGCCGAGCGCACCGACTTCCGGCGCGGCAAGGTCCAGCGCAAGCTGGCCGGCGACGACCCCGAGGTCAACGAGGAGTGGATCTGCGACAAGGGCCGGTTCGCCTTCCGCTACACCTCGGCCGACGACCGCATCCGGCGTCCGCTGGTCCGCAACGCCGCGACCGGTGAGCTGGAAGAGGCGTCCTGGACCGACGCGCTGCGCATCGCCGCGGCGGGCCTGACCGAGGCTCGGGGCAACGGCGGCGTCGGCGTCCTGACCGGCGGCCGGCTGACCGTCGAGGACGCCTACGCGTACTCGAAGTTCGCCCGGGTCGCCCTGCGCACGAACGACGTCGACTTCCGCGCTCGCCCGCACTCGGCCGAGGAGCTCGCGTTCCTCACCTCGCGGGTCGTGGGCGTCACGGCGGAGTCCGGCGTCACCTTCGGCGAGATCGAGCGGGCCCGCACGGTCCTGTGCGTCGCCTTCGAGCCCGAGGACGAAGCCCCGATCGTGTTCCTGCGGCTGCGCAAGGCGGCCCGCAAGAACCGCACCCGCATCGTCCACTTGGGACAGTGGACCACCTCGTCGGTGCGCAAGACGTTCGGCGAGCTGCTCGCCTGCGTTCCCGGCCAGGAGGCCGCCGCCATCGACGGCATCGCCAAGCACGCGCCGGACCTCGACGAGGCTCTTCGCGGCGACGGCTCGGTCGTCCTGGTCGGCGAGCGCGCCGCCCAGGTGCCGGGCCTGTTCTCGGCACTGCAGGACTTGGTGGAGCGCACCGGCGTCCGGCTCGCGTGGATCCCGCGCCGGGCCGGTGACCGCGGCGCGCTGCAGGCCGGCTGCGTCCCGACGCTGCTGCCGGGCGGCCGCCGCGTCACCGACGACGCCGCTCGCGTCGCCGTCGAAAACGCCTGGGGCGTCCCGGTTCCGGCCACGCCGGGCCGTGACACCACCGGCATCCTCGAGGCCGCTTCGGGCCGCGAGCTCGGCGGCCTGGTCGTCGGCGGCGTCGACCCGTACGACCTGCCGGACCCGGACCTCGCGCTGCGCGCGCTGGACAACGCCGGCTTCGTCGTCAGCCTCGAGCTCCGCCACAGCGCGGTGACCGAGCGCGCGGACGTCGTGCTCCCGGTGGCGGCGTCGGACGAGAAGGCCGGCAGCTACCTCAACTGGGAGGGCCGCACCCGCCCGTTCGACGTCACCCTCGAAGGCACCGGCGCCCTGCCGGACTGCCGGGTGCTCGACACCCTCGCCGTCGAGATGGACGCCGACCTGTTCACGCAGACGCCGGCCGCCGCTCGCGGTGACTTCGAGAAGCTCGGCAAGGCTTCGGCGCTGAACTGGAGCCACGTCGCCGTCGAGGTGCCGGCCCCGGTGACCCCGGCCGCCGGGCAGGCCGTGCTCTCGACCTGGCGCCAGCTGATCGACAACGGGTCGCTGCAGGACGGCGAGCCGCACCTGAAGGGCACCCAGCGCACCCCGGTCGCGCGGCTGTCCGCGAAGACCGCGGAAGGCCTGGGCACCACCGTGCGGGTGAGCACCGAACGCGGTGCGATCACGCTCCCGGTGGAGATCGCGGACCTGCCCGACGGCGTCGTGTGGCTGCCGGGCAACTCCGACGGCTCCGCCGTGTTCAAGACGCTCGGCGCCGGGCACGGTGCCGTCGTGAACCTCGCTGGGGGTGCGCAGTGA
- the nuoK gene encoding NADH-quinone oxidoreductase subunit NuoK, which yields MTPTYYLLLSALLFALGAVGVLVRRNAIVVFMCIELMLNAVNLSLVTFARINGGLDGQIMAFFVMVVAAAEVVVGLAIIMAIFRTRRSASVDDTNLLKY from the coding sequence ATGACCCCCACGTACTACCTGCTGCTGTCGGCGCTGCTGTTCGCGCTCGGCGCGGTCGGCGTGCTGGTGCGGCGCAACGCGATCGTCGTGTTCATGTGCATCGAGCTGATGCTCAACGCCGTGAACCTGTCGCTGGTCACGTTCGCCCGGATCAACGGCGGGCTCGACGGCCAGATCATGGCGTTCTTCGTCATGGTCGTCGCGGCCGCCGAGGTCGTGGTCGGCCTGGCGATCATCATGGCCATCTTCCGCACCCGGCGCTCGGCTTCGGTCGACGACACCAACCTGCTGAAGTACTAG
- the nuoI gene encoding NADH-quinone oxidoreductase subunit NuoI: MGFLDPVKGFGVTFGMMFKKVATEEYPEAGAPAAPRYHGRHQLNRHPDGLEKCVGCELCAWACPADAIFVEGGDNTEEARFSPGERYGADYQINYLRCIGCGLCIEACPTRSLTMINFYELADDDRQRLIYTKEDLLAPLLPGMEQPPHPMRLGENEQDYYVNGPELARGEATK, translated from the coding sequence ATGGGGTTTCTTGATCCCGTCAAGGGCTTCGGCGTCACCTTCGGGATGATGTTCAAGAAGGTCGCCACCGAGGAGTACCCCGAGGCCGGTGCACCCGCCGCCCCGCGGTACCACGGGCGCCACCAGCTGAACCGTCACCCGGACGGCCTCGAGAAGTGCGTCGGCTGCGAGCTGTGCGCGTGGGCGTGCCCGGCGGACGCGATCTTCGTCGAGGGCGGTGACAACACCGAGGAAGCCCGGTTCTCCCCTGGCGAGCGGTACGGCGCGGACTACCAGATCAACTACCTGCGCTGCATCGGCTGCGGCCTCTGCATCGAGGCGTGCCCGACGCGGTCGCTGACGATGATCAACTTCTACGAGCTGGCCGACGACGACCGCCAGCGGCTGATCTACACGAAGGAAGACCTGCTCGCCCCGCTGCTGCCCGGCATGGAGCAGCCGCCGCACCCGATGCGGCTCGGCGAGAACGAGCAGGACTACTACGTGAACGGCCCCGAACTGGCTCGCGGGGAGGCTACGAAGTGA
- a CDS encoding NADH-quinone oxidoreductase subunit M, translating into MTWLLILILVPLAGSLVLAFLKGNDRAAVLAALAFSILEFLLIIPFWLSYSPSGARLQMTSSFDWIPSFGVHIAFGTDGISLIMIAVIALLVPIVVGGLGTLDKLPAGRSAGGFLSLILLQEALTIGVFAATDVFLFYVLFEIMLIPMYFLIGGYGGANRQYAAVKFFLYSFLGGLIMLASAIGAYSLAKDKIGHGTFDWATLVTVVRDAPLSTQIWLFLGFFLAFAIKAPLVPFHTWLPDAAGEAPIGVAVLLVGVLDKVGTFGFLRYCLPMFPDASKTLAPLVLVLSVIGVLYGSILAAGQRDMKRFIAYVSIAHFGFISLGIFAFNEQAMVGSATYMLNHSLATGMLIVVIGLVIARGGSSRISDYGGMAKVTPLLAGLFLLAGLSTLSLPGTNSFVSEFLVLIGSYVDQPVYTILATVGMVLAAAYVLWLYQRVMQGPVRGDALIGVGGGPGTAMAPELGAKKAITDLNGREIAILAPLVVLILVLGFYPKPVLDTVTPTVQQTLSAVQGGK; encoded by the coding sequence ATGACCTGGTTGCTCATCCTCATCCTGGTGCCGCTCGCCGGCTCCCTGGTGCTGGCGTTCCTCAAGGGGAACGACCGCGCCGCGGTGCTGGCCGCGCTGGCGTTCTCGATCCTCGAGTTCCTGCTGATCATCCCGTTCTGGCTCAGCTACTCGCCCTCCGGCGCGCGGCTGCAGATGACGTCGAGCTTCGACTGGATCCCGAGCTTCGGGGTGCACATCGCGTTCGGCACCGACGGCATCTCGCTGATCATGATCGCGGTGATCGCGCTGCTGGTGCCGATCGTCGTCGGCGGGCTCGGCACGCTGGACAAGCTGCCGGCGGGCCGCAGCGCGGGCGGGTTCCTCTCACTGATCCTGCTGCAGGAAGCGCTCACGATCGGCGTGTTCGCCGCGACCGACGTCTTCCTGTTCTACGTGCTGTTCGAGATCATGCTGATCCCGATGTACTTCCTGATCGGCGGCTACGGCGGCGCGAACCGGCAGTACGCGGCGGTGAAGTTCTTCCTCTACTCGTTCCTCGGCGGCCTGATCATGCTGGCGTCGGCGATCGGGGCGTACTCGCTCGCGAAGGACAAGATCGGGCACGGCACGTTCGACTGGGCCACGTTGGTGACGGTCGTCCGCGACGCGCCGCTGTCCACGCAGATCTGGCTGTTCCTCGGGTTCTTCCTGGCCTTCGCGATCAAGGCGCCGCTGGTGCCGTTCCACACCTGGCTGCCGGACGCGGCGGGGGAGGCGCCGATCGGCGTCGCCGTCCTGCTCGTCGGCGTGCTGGACAAGGTCGGCACGTTCGGGTTCCTGCGCTACTGCCTGCCGATGTTCCCGGACGCGAGCAAGACGCTGGCGCCGCTGGTGCTGGTGCTCTCGGTGATCGGCGTGCTCTACGGCTCGATCCTCGCCGCGGGGCAGCGGGACATGAAGCGGTTCATCGCCTACGTGTCCATCGCCCACTTCGGCTTCATCTCGCTGGGCATCTTCGCGTTCAACGAGCAGGCGATGGTTGGCTCGGCGACGTACATGCTCAACCACAGCCTCGCGACCGGCATGCTGATCGTGGTGATCGGCCTGGTCATCGCGCGCGGCGGGTCGTCTCGCATTTCGGACTACGGCGGCATGGCGAAGGTGACCCCGCTGCTGGCAGGACTGTTCCTCCTCGCCGGTCTCTCGACGCTTTCGCTACCGGGCACCAACTCCTTCGTCTCGGAGTTCCTGGTGCTCATCGGGTCCTATGTGGACCAGCCGGTCTACACGATCCTCGCGACGGTCGGCATGGTCCTGGCCGCGGCGTACGTCCTGTGGCTCTACCAGCGCGTCATGCAGGGCCCGGTCCGCGGCGACGCGCTGATCGGCGTCGGCGGCGGCCCCGGTACGGCCATGGCGCCGGAACTGGGTGCGAAGAAGGCGATCACCGACCTCAACGGCCGCGAGATCGCGATCCTCGCCCCGCTGGTCGTGCTGATCCTCGTCCTCGGCTTCTACCCGAAGCCGGTGCTCGACACAGTCACCCCGACGGTGCAGCAGACGCTGTCCGCGGTCCAGGGAGGCAAGTAA
- the nuoL gene encoding NADH-quinone oxidoreductase subunit L has translation MTASSWLLVALPGLGALILLLAGKRAKAWGHLLGCATVTLAFVYGLILFFSANTSTTTDVKVYSWIPVGALQVDFGLRIDALSLTFVLLITGVGMLIHYYSIGYMADDEGRYRFFAYLNLFVASMLILVLGNSFVTLYLGWEGVGLASYLLIGWYQGRPSAATAAKKAFLMNRVGDVGLALAIFIMFKYAGSTGYAQVFQAVGDGKFSPGAITAMAILLLLGACGKSGQFPLQAWLPDAMEGPTPVSALIHAATMVTAGVYLVARSKDIFNATEDGRLIVTLVGTVTLLLGCIIGCAYDDIKKVLAYSTVSQIGYMMLAVGLGPIAYALGIMHLVAHGFFKAGLFLGAGSVMHGMNDEVDMRKFGGLRKHMPITFITFGLGYLALIGIPPLSGFFTKDAIIEAAFSQGGWRGWVMGGAALLGAGLTAFYMTRLMVMTFFGKERWKDIKSSDGRDFHPHESKAIMWIPMAVLAVGSVGAGAFFALGDRFAEWLTPSVGELEEAHHSPLSAGVISIAAIVFSVLGVVIAYLIFRRDVPVEQPQRVSFVTRAARKDLYGNTLNETLVARPGTWLARALVFVDNRGVDGAVNGLAASLGGGSGRLRRLQTGFVRSYALSMLGGTFLLLAALLLVRFS, from the coding sequence GTGACCGCATCATCGTGGCTGCTGGTGGCCCTCCCTGGCCTCGGCGCGCTCATCCTGTTGCTGGCGGGCAAGCGCGCGAAGGCATGGGGGCATCTGCTCGGCTGTGCCACCGTCACCCTCGCCTTCGTCTACGGGCTGATCCTGTTCTTCTCCGCGAACACGAGCACGACGACCGACGTCAAGGTCTACTCGTGGATCCCGGTCGGGGCGCTGCAGGTGGACTTCGGGCTGCGGATCGACGCGCTGTCGCTGACGTTCGTGCTGCTCATCACCGGCGTCGGCATGCTGATCCACTACTACTCGATCGGCTACATGGCCGACGACGAGGGCCGGTACCGCTTCTTCGCGTACCTGAACCTCTTCGTCGCCTCGATGCTGATCCTGGTGCTGGGCAACAGCTTCGTGACGCTGTACCTCGGCTGGGAAGGCGTGGGTCTCGCGTCCTACCTGCTCATCGGCTGGTACCAGGGCCGCCCGTCCGCCGCGACCGCGGCGAAGAAGGCGTTCCTGATGAACCGCGTGGGTGACGTCGGGCTCGCGCTGGCGATCTTCATCATGTTCAAGTACGCGGGCTCGACCGGCTACGCGCAGGTCTTCCAGGCGGTCGGCGACGGCAAGTTCTCGCCGGGCGCGATCACCGCGATGGCGATCCTGCTCCTGCTGGGTGCCTGCGGTAAGTCCGGCCAGTTCCCGCTGCAGGCGTGGCTGCCGGACGCGATGGAGGGCCCGACCCCGGTGTCGGCCCTGATCCACGCGGCGACGATGGTGACCGCGGGCGTCTACCTCGTCGCCCGCTCCAAGGACATCTTCAACGCCACCGAAGACGGCCGCCTGATCGTGACGCTGGTCGGCACGGTGACGCTGCTGCTCGGGTGCATCATCGGCTGCGCGTACGACGACATCAAGAAGGTCCTCGCGTACTCGACGGTCAGCCAGATCGGTTACATGATGCTGGCGGTCGGCCTCGGGCCCATCGCGTACGCGCTGGGCATCATGCACCTGGTGGCGCACGGCTTCTTCAAGGCCGGGCTGTTCCTCGGGGCCGGGTCGGTCATGCACGGCATGAACGACGAGGTCGACATGCGGAAGTTCGGCGGCCTGCGCAAGCACATGCCGATCACCTTCATCACCTTCGGCCTCGGCTACCTGGCTCTGATCGGCATCCCGCCGCTGTCGGGCTTCTTCACCAAGGACGCGATCATCGAAGCGGCGTTCAGCCAGGGCGGCTGGCGCGGCTGGGTGATGGGCGGCGCGGCTCTGCTCGGCGCCGGGCTGACCGCGTTCTACATGACGCGCCTGATGGTGATGACGTTCTTCGGCAAGGAGCGCTGGAAGGACATCAAGTCCAGCGACGGCCGCGACTTCCACCCGCACGAGTCCAAGGCGATCATGTGGATCCCGATGGCGGTGCTGGCGGTCGGTTCGGTCGGCGCCGGCGCGTTCTTCGCCCTCGGTGACCGCTTCGCCGAGTGGCTGACCCCGTCGGTCGGCGAACTCGAGGAAGCGCACCACTCGCCACTGAGCGCCGGGGTGATCTCCATCGCCGCGATCGTGTTCTCCGTGCTCGGCGTGGTGATCGCGTACCTGATCTTCCGCCGCGACGTCCCGGTCGAACAGCCGCAGCGCGTCTCGTTCGTCACCCGCGCCGCGCGCAAGGACCTGTACGGCAACACCCTGAACGAGACCCTGGTCGCCCGTCCGGGCACGTGGCTCGCGCGGGCACTGGTGTTCGTCGACAACCGCGGCGTCGACGGCGCCGTCAACGGCCTGGCCGCCTCCCTCGGCGGCGGCTCCGGCCGGCTGAGGCGGCTCCAGACCGGGTTCGTCCGGTCCTACGCGCTGTCGATGCTGGGCGGCACGTTCCTGCTTCTGGCGGCTCTCCTGCTGGTGAGGTTCTCCTGA
- the nuoH gene encoding NADH-quinone oxidoreductase subunit NuoH has product MTPLLTEAAVGSVPDAATRAALLADDPLWLILIKCVVILLIGPIFTIFLIVWERKAVGRMQNRPGPNRVGPGGYLQSLADAIKLPFKEQIIPDTADRKVYFLAPVLCVVPSLIALSAIPFGPVVSIFGERTVLQLLDLPVSALVILACSSIGVYGIVLAGWASGSPYPLLGGMRSAAQVISYEIAMGLSIVAVILQAGSLDLADIVSKQQPAWFLYLVPSFVIYLISMVGETNRAPFDLPEAESELVGGFHTEYSSMKFAMFFLAEYVNMVIVSAFATTLFLGGWMAPWPLSLIGNNVLNTGWWPVLWFFAKMFVLLFGFIWLRGTLPRLRYDQFMRLGWKVLVPLNLVWIIMVTFAKVIAWNTASIIIAAVAIFIVIALFFYVRAAGREEESETVPVTGGGFPVPPLDLKVPQTTPRQKALAKAEAKAARRKPAAVGTAKEGAQDGVS; this is encoded by the coding sequence GTGACACCATTGCTGACCGAGGCCGCTGTCGGGAGCGTCCCGGACGCGGCCACGCGGGCGGCGCTGCTGGCGGACGACCCGTTGTGGCTGATCCTGATCAAGTGCGTGGTCATCCTGCTGATCGGGCCGATCTTCACGATCTTCCTGATCGTCTGGGAGCGCAAGGCCGTCGGCCGGATGCAGAACAGGCCCGGCCCCAACCGCGTCGGCCCCGGCGGCTACCTGCAGTCCCTGGCGGACGCGATCAAGCTGCCGTTCAAGGAACAGATCATCCCCGACACGGCCGACCGCAAGGTGTACTTCCTCGCGCCGGTCCTGTGCGTGGTGCCGTCGCTGATCGCGCTGTCGGCCATCCCGTTCGGCCCGGTCGTGTCGATCTTCGGCGAGCGGACCGTGCTCCAGCTGCTCGACCTGCCGGTCAGCGCGCTGGTGATCCTGGCCTGCTCCTCGATCGGCGTGTACGGCATCGTGCTCGCCGGCTGGGCGTCCGGCTCGCCGTACCCGCTGCTCGGCGGCATGCGCAGCGCGGCGCAGGTGATCTCCTACGAGATCGCGATGGGTCTCTCGATCGTCGCGGTGATCCTGCAGGCCGGCTCGCTGGACCTGGCCGACATCGTCTCCAAGCAGCAGCCGGCGTGGTTCCTCTACCTGGTCCCGAGCTTCGTGATCTACCTGATCTCGATGGTCGGCGAGACCAACCGGGCGCCGTTCGACCTCCCCGAGGCCGAGTCGGAGCTGGTCGGCGGCTTCCACACCGAGTACAGCTCGATGAAGTTCGCGATGTTCTTCCTCGCCGAGTACGTCAACATGGTGATCGTCTCGGCGTTCGCGACGACGCTGTTCCTCGGCGGCTGGATGGCCCCGTGGCCGCTGTCGCTGATCGGGAACAACGTGCTCAACACCGGCTGGTGGCCGGTGCTGTGGTTCTTCGCGAAGATGTTCGTCCTGCTGTTCGGGTTCATCTGGCTGCGCGGCACGCTGCCCCGCCTGCGCTACGACCAGTTCATGCGCCTGGGCTGGAAGGTCCTGGTCCCGCTGAACCTGGTGTGGATCATCATGGTGACCTTCGCGAAGGTCATCGCCTGGAACACCGCGTCCATCATCATCGCCGCGGTCGCCATCTTCATCGTCATCGCCCTGTTCTTCTACGTCCGCGCCGCGGGCCGCGAAGAGGAGAGCGAGACCGTCCCGGTGACCGGCGGCGGTTTCCCGGTCCCGCCGCTGGACCTCAAGGTTCCGCAGACCACCCCGCGTCAGAAGGCCTTGGCCAAGGCCGAGGCGAAGGCGGCCCGCCGCAAGCCGGCGGCCGTCGGTACCGCAAAGGAAGGAGCGCAAGATGGGGTTTCTTGA